From Xanthomonas sp. 10-10:
TGCTTGCTGCTTGTCTTTGTTGCTTGTTGATGCGGTTTTGCGGTGGTTGTTGCTGCGCAGCTGCAACAGTCGCCGCTCTCGCCGTATGGCCTGTTGCGCGAGCGCTCCTGCCGCTTTGCCTCAACGCTTGCCGAACAGGTGCTTGCGCTCTTCGTCGCTGAGCGGCTTGCCGGCGTTGGGGTTGACCTGCTCCTTGAGCGCATACGCGCGTTGGGTTGCCGGACGCGCGGCGATGGCGTCGTGCCAGCGCTTCAGGTGCGGGAAGTCGGCGTAATCGGGGCGGATGTCGGCATAGACCTCGATCCATGGATAGCTGGCCATGTCGGCGATGCCGTAATCGTTGCCGGCCAGGAACGCATGATCGGCCAGGCGCTTGTCGAGAACGCCATGCAGGCGGCGTACCTCGGCGTTGTAGCGGTCGATTGCATAGGCAATCTTTTCGGGGGCGTAGACGTTGAAGTGGCCCATCTGGCCGGTCATCGGGCCCAGCCCGCCCATCTGCCAGAACAGCCATTCCAGTGCGGCGATGCGGCCGCGGGCGTCGCGTGGCAGGAAGCGGCTGGTCTTCTCGGCCAGATAGAGCAGGATCGCGCCGGACTCGAACACGCTCTGCGGCCCGCCGCCATCGGCCGGGGCATGGTCGACGATGGCCGGCATCTTGTTGTTGGGCGAAATCTGCAGGAACGCCGGCTCGAACTGCTCGCCCTTGCCGATATTGACCGGCTTGAGGGTGTAGTCCAGCCCGGATTCTTCCAGGAACAAGGTGACTTTGTGGCCGTTGGGGGTGGGCCAGTAATACAGGTCGATCATGCGTGCTCCGGTACGTGAGGGTGATGCGCGACGGGGACAACGAGGCGGCCACCAACGCGCGCAGGCACGCGTCGTGAGATCGGCAGCGACCTTGCGGCCAGGCCGACCTGTGTGCCGGCGGTGTTCGCCGGTGCACGCGGGGCCGTCCTGTCGGTCGCAGCGATGGTCCTTCGCAACAGGATGCGGCAGTGGAATCGGGGATTCGCGCGAGCCTGGGGGCTGCGAGCCGTCGCCGATTCCGAATGACCCCTGCCACGTCCCAGCGCTGAGGCACTGCCCCATCGCCGTTCGATGGTACGGCCAAGCCGTTGCGTGCGCGTGTATCGGTCGGTGCCCTGACTGGAACGATGTGTGACGCCAGTGGCTCGCGGCCGATGCTGCACTGCAAATTGACTTCGTTAAGCCGGCGCTAACAAATGCGCGATTGCTGGTCGACCTTTTGCCTGTCCCGCTCGGGGCCGGCTTTTCCTTGCTTGGGGATGGAATCATCGTGAGAGAGCTACGCACCCTGCCGCGCACGCGGCGCTTGACGTCTGCCTTGCTGTTCGCATTGTCGACGCCGCTTGCCGCGCAGACCGCGCCTGCGCCGCAGTCGGCATCCACCGTCCCCGGCTCCAGCCAGGCCGACCCTGCCACGCTCGATACCGTCCAGGTCAGCGGTATCCGCGGCAGCCTCACCTCGTCGATGAACGTCAAGCGCGATGCGCAAGGCATCGTCGATGGCATCGTGGCCGAGGACATCGGCAAGTTCCCCGACACCAACCTGGCCGAGTCATTGCAGCGCATCAGCGGCGTGTCGATCGACCGCTCGCTGGGCGAAGGCTCGCGCGTCACCGTGCGCGGCGTCGGCCCGGACTTCAACCTGGTGCTGTTGAACGGCCGGCAGATGCCGGGCGCCAGCATCGAAGAATCCAACGCCTCCAACTCGCGTGCGTTCGACTTCGCCAACCTGGCGTCGGAGTCGATCTCCGGGATCGAGGTGTTCAAGACCAGCCGCGCCAGCACGCCCACCGGCGGCATCGGTGCCACCATCAACATCAAGACGGCCCGGCCGCTGGACAACCCGGGCATGCATGCCAACGTGGGCCTCAAGGGCGTGCACGATGCGTCCAACGAGAACCTGCCCGGCCGCCTGCAGGGCGATTCGCTGACGCCGGAAATCTCCGGCATCTTCAGCACCACCTCGGACGATGGCCGCTTTGGCGTGTCGCTGAGCGGCAGCTACCAGGAGCGCGACTTCGGCTACAGCCAGGTCGGCGTGCCCAATGGCTGGCGCGCATTCCGTGGCGATTCCACCGCCTACGGCACCATTCCGCAGCCGGGTACGCCGGGTTCGGAGAACATCGTCAACCGCCCCGGCCCCAACGATATCTATTCGGTGCCGCAGAACCTCAACTACCGCGTGGTCGGCGTCGAACGCCAGCGCACCAACGGCCAGCTGGTACTGCAGTACAAGCCGCTGGACAACATCACCACCACGCTGGATTACACGTATTCGGAAAACAAGATCCAGCAGCAGCGCAACGAAATGTCGGTGTGGTTCAACTACGGGCCGTCGGCCAGCGCCTGGACCAACGGCCCGGTGGCCGGTCCGATCACGTATTCGGAAATCGTCAACCCGGCCACCAGCGATCTGGCCACCGCCGGCTCCAACGCGGCCACGCGCAACCAGAACAAGTCGCTGGGCTTCAATGTGGATTGGGCGGTGAACGACCAGTTCAAGCTCAACTTCGACATCCACCGCTCCACCGCCGAAGCCGGTGCGGACAGCCCGTATGGGTCGAGCAACTCGCTGGGCGTGTCGGGTTTCTACCGCGGCACCTCGGTGGTGGATTTCAGCAAGGATTTCCCGGTATTGCAGCAGCAGCTGGGCTTCGGCCTGAACGGACTGGACCCCTCGCGCACGCTGGTCACCGGCTCGGCGTTCCGCAACAGCTACATGAAATCCGAGATCGACCAGGCGCAGGTCAACGGCGACTTCACCTTCGAGAATTATTCGCAGTTGAAGTTCGGTATCGGCAGCACCGAGGTCAAGAACCGCTCGGCGTTCTCCAACGTGCAGCGCGATACCTGGGGCGGCAACGGCACTGCGGCCGATTATCCGGACGATCTGTGGATTCCCAGTGCGTTTGCGCAGTACTTCGATGCGATCGGCGGCAGCGGCAACCCGGCGCAGTTCAACCAGCTGTTCCTGTTCGACTTCGAGCGCGCACGTCAGGCCGCCGCGCAAGCCGCCGGCGATGACGCGCTGTACCGCATCTCGCCGGAGTTCACCACCGACCGCCGCGTGACCGAGAAATCCAAGAACGCCTACCTGCAGTGGAACAACAGCTGGGACGATCTGCGCGTGCCGATCAGCCTGGCCGCCGGCGTGCGTTACGAAGAAACCAAGGTGGACGCGCAGGCGCTGGTGCCGGTGGCAGTGGGCATCGATTGGGTCGCCAACAACGAGTTGCCGATCCGCCTGGCCGACTCAGCGTTCGCCGGCGGCAGCGGCAAGTACGAATACTGGCTGCCCAGCCTGGACCTGAGCTTCAAGCTCACCGAAGACCTGGTGCTGCGCGGCAGCTACGGCGAAACCATCGGCCGGCCCGGCTGGGGCGATATCCAGGGCGGGCAGACGCTCAACCAGATCGCGCGCCTGGAAGGCGGCACCGGCCAGGAAGGCAACCCGGGCCTGAAGCCGCTGCTCTCGCACAACATCGATTTCTCGCTGGAGTGGTACTACAGCGATGCCAGCTACGCTTCGGTGGGCTTCTTCCGCAAGAACATCGACAACTACATCGGCGTGACCACGCGCAACGACACCTCGCTGGGATTGAACACCCCGGTGGGCGGCGCGTACTGGAACGAAGCGCTGGGCAACGGCTGCGCCTCGGCCGACCTGACCTGTATCCGCAACTACATCTTCCGCAACCGCGGCGGCGCGCCGGGCGTGGTGCGCGGGGCCGACGACGCCAACGGCAATGCCACCGGCGTGATCAGCGGGCAGCCCGGCGATCCGGTGGCCAACTTCGCCATCACCGCGCCGGCCAACCAGCGCTCGGCCTCGCTGGACGGTTGGGAATTCAACCTGCAGCACATGTTCGGCGCCAGCGGCTTCGGCGTGTCGGCCAACTACACCATGGTCGATTCCGGGCTGACCTACAACAACGCGGTGATCGGCGAGCAGTTCGCGCTGGAAGGGCTCAGCGATTCGGCCAACGTGGTCGGCTTCTACGACAAGGACAAGTGGCAGGTGCGTGCGGCCTACAACTGGCGCGACGAATTCCTGGCCGCGCGTTTCGACGGTAGCGGCCAGCCCAATCCGGTCTACACCGAAGCCTATGGCCAGCTGGATCTGAGCATCGGCTACCAGTGGAACGAGAACCTGTCGCTGAGCCTGGAGGCGATCAACCTCACCGACGAGGTGCAGCGCCAGCACGGCAGGCAGAAGAACCAGATCGTCTACGCCACCCAGACCGGCCCGCGCTACATGCTGGGCCTGCGCTACAAGTTCTGGTGATGTAACTGCGGTACCGAGCACCCCGGCAGCGCGTCTGCCGGGGGGCCTGCACGACCTTCCTGCGACAGGTGCAGCACTGCACCGGCACTTGCCGCGCGAGGGGTAACTGTCCAAGCATGGGCCGCGCGCCCCCGCGTGATATGGCGACCCCCATGACCAATGCCGTGTTGTTGAACAATCTCGATCACCGCGATCTGCGCGTGATCACCGCCCATGGCGCCGCCTATGGCGATGACGTGATGTCGGCGGCGACGTTTCCGCAGGAATTCCGCCAGCTGCAGGGCCAGTACCCGATCGTGTTCCACCGCAGCGACAGCGGGCGTTTTCAGCCGCTGGCCCTGCTGGGATTGCGCCTGGGCGAGAACCTGTTTCTGGATGGCGCGCGCTGGGATGCGCCGTATGTCCCGCTGGCGATTCAGCGCCAACCGTTCCTGATCGGCCAGCAACCGGAAGGGCCGATGGTGCACGTGGATCTGGACAGTCCGCGCATCAGCACCCAGGAAGGCGAGCTGCTGTTCCGCGAACACGGCGGCACTACCGATTTCCTGTATCACATCAGCCAATTGCTGCGCACGCTGCACGATGGGCTGGCGGCGAGCGATGCCTTCGTCGAGCGCCTGTTGCGCTACGAGTTGCTGGAACCGTTCGTGTTCGAAGCCACGCTCGACAACGGCCTGGACTGCCGGCTGGCCGGTCTGCACACCGTGCACGAAGAACGCCTGCGCGCGCTCGGCAAGACCGCGCTGCTGGACCTGCACCGGCATGGCGATCTGGAGCCGCTGTACATGGCGGTGGCCTCGGTGGCGCAATTCCGCCCCCTGCTCGAACGCCTGAATCGCCGCCATGCCCGCTGAGCCGCGCGCCATCGACGAGCGCCACGGCCTGGACCCGCAGCAGCTGGATCCGGCGCTGTTGCGCTCGACCACGCCGCTGGTGTTGCGCGGACTGGTGCGCGACTGGCCGCTGGCCCGCGCCGGTGCGCAATCCGCGCAGGCGGCCGCTGCGTACCTGCGTGGGTTCGATCGCGGCGAGGCAGTGGTGGCGCAGGTCGGGCCGCCGGAGATCGACGGACGGTTCTTCTATAACCCGGACATGAGCGGCTTCAATTTCCGCCCCGAGCGCGTGCCGCTGGCGGTGGTGCTGGACACCTTGTTGCGCGACCTGCACAACGCGCAGCCGCCGGCGATCTATGTCGGCTCCACCACGCTGGACACCTACCTGCCCGGCCTGCGTGCGGCCAATCCCATCGCGCTGCCGCAGGCCGAGCCGCTGGCCAGCATCTGGATCGGCAACCGCACCCGTATCGCCGCGCATCAGGATCTGCCGGACAACCTGGCCTGCGTCGTCGCCGGGCGCCGCCGCTTCACGCTGTTTCCGCCCGAGCAGTTGCGCAATCTGTACATCGGCCCGCTGGATCTGACCCCGGCCGGGCAGCCGGTCAGCCTGGTGGATATCGCCGCACCGGATCTGCAGCGCTTTCCGCGCTATGCGCAGGCGCTGCAGCAGGCGCTGGTGGCCGAGCTGGAACCGGGCGATGCGCTGTTCATTCCCAGCATGTGGTGGCACCACGTCCAGGCGCTGGAGAGCTTCAACGTGCTGGTCAATTTCTGGTGGCGACAAAGCCCGGCCTACATGGATTCGCCGATGAACGCGCTGATGCTGGCCTTGCTGACCGTCCGCGACCTGCCGGCCGAGCAACGCGCCACCTGGCAGGAGGTGTTCCGGCATTACGTGTTCGACGCCGATGCCGACACTGCCGCGCATGTGCCCGACGCAGCGCGCGGTGTGCTGGCCCCGATGGACGATAACCGCGCCCGCAGCCTGCGTGCGCGCCTGCTGCAACGCTTGAACCGCTGAAGGACTGACCATGTCGCACGCCGCCCCCTTGCCCCCCCAGCAGCGCCCGGTACGGCGCGTGGTCATCGCCGGTGGCGGCACTGCCGGCTGGATGGCTGCCGCGGCCTTGTCCAAGCTGCTGGGCCGGCAGTTGCAGATCACCCTGGTGGAGTCGGACGAGATCGGCACGGTGGGCGTGGGCGAAGCCACCATCCCCAGCCTGGTCACCTTCCACCGGCTGCTGGAGATCGACGAGGCGACCTTCATGGCCGCCACCCAGGCCACCTTCAAGCTCGGCATCGGCTTCGAGCACTGGCGCGATGTGGACAGGCACTACATCCACTCCTTCGGTCACACCGGCACCGATCACTGGAGCGCGGGCTTCCAGCATTTCTGGTTGAAGGGCCGGCAGCGCGGGGTGGCACGCGACTTCGGCGACTACTGCCTGGAACTGCGCGCCGCCCAGGAAGGACGCTTTGCGCACCTGCCCAACGGCGGCATGAATTACGCCTACCACCTGGATGCGGGCCTGTATGCGCGCTTCCTGCGCCGCTTCAGCGAAGGCTTTGGCGTAAAGCGTCTCGAAGGGCGCATCGGCCAGGTCCAGACCGACCCGGACAGCGGTTATCTCACCGCGCTGACGCTGCAGGACGGCACCAGCGTGGAAGGCGACCTGTTCATCGATTGCACCGGCTTTGCGGGATTGCTGATCGGCAAGACGCTGGGCGTGGGCAGCGAGGATTGGTCGCGCTGGTTGTTTGCCGACAGCGCGCTGGCGGTGCAGACCGAATCGGTGGGCCCGCCGGTGACCTATACGCGGTCGCGTGCCGACCAGTCGGGCTGGATGTGGCGCATTCCGCTGCAGCACCGGGTGGGCAACGGCATCGTGTATTCCAGCCGTTATACCGATCAGGACAGTGCCCGGGCGGTGCTGGAGCGCAACCTGCAGGGGCGCGCGCTGACCGAACCGCGGGCGCTGCGCTTCACCCCCAATCAGCGTCACCGCGTATGGGAAAAGAACTGCGTGGCGCTGGGGCTGGCCAGCGGCTTCCTGGAGCCGATCGAGTCCACCAACATCCACCTGATCCAGCGCGGCATCGTCCGCTTGCTGCAGACCTTCCCGCAGGTGGTCAACGCGGTCGACATCGCCGAATACAACCGCCAGGCGGCCGACGAGATCGCGCATATCCGCGATTTCGTGATCCTGCATTACCACGCCACCGATCGTCGCGACACGCCGTTCTGGCGCGACTGCGCGGCGATGGAGATTCCCGACTCGCTGCGCCACCGCATGGAGCTGTTCCGCCAGAGCGGGCGCGTGTTCCACCAGGGCAACGAGTTGTTTGCGGAGAACTCCTGGGTGCAGGTGATGCTGGGCCAGGGCATCACCCCGCAGCAGCACCACCCGGTCGCCGACCTGATGGGCGATGCGGAGCTGAGCCATTTTCTGCAGAGCATCCGCCAGCGCGTGGACGCGACCGTGGCCACGTTGCCGCCGCATGCGGATTTCCTGCGCCGCCACTGCCCGGCCCAGCCGCTGCCCGACCCGGCCCGGCGCATGCCATCGGATGCGGCGCTGGCGGCCCCGGCGGGATGAATTTCGCATCCGGCTGCGGCAACCCTTGGCTTACACCGCCCCAGCAATGCTAGATTGCGGCATTGCCGTCCATTGCGGGAACAATGGCCGGCGCTCGCCGCAACGTTATCTTTCGCACTCGGGGTAAGGGGGACGCATGTTGGATCTGACACAGGGCCGTATGGCACGCCGGATCGCGCCGGTCATTTTGCTGGTTGGCCTGGCTGCCTGCTCCAAGCAGGAAGACAAGGCCGCCACCACCACGCCTTCCACCGGCGCCACGCCGGCGGCACCGGCGGCACCGACGCCCGCCACCGCGGTGTCGCCACAGGTGCAGTCGATGGCCGCCGACCAGTTGCGCGAATCGGCCACCAAGGCGCTGCAGGACAACCGCATGTACGCCCCGGCCGGCGACAACGCGGTGGAGTACTACCTGGCCCTGCGCGAGAAGCAGCCGCAGGACGCCACCGTCAACAGCGCGCTGACCGATCTGCTGCCGTACACGCTGATCGCCGCCGAACAAGGCATCAGCCGCGAAGAATTTCCAGAGGCGCAGCGCCTGATCGCACTGATCGAAAAGGTCGACCCCAAGGCACCGGCATTGCCGCGCCTGAAGTCGGGCCTGGAGACGGGCATGAAGACCGCCGCCAACCGCTCCGAGCAGGACGCCGAGCAGGCCAAGAAGCTGGTCGAGGACAAGGCCAAGCAGGCCGCCGAGCAGAAGCGTCTGGCCGAACAGCAGACCCGCGAAGCCGCCGCTGCCCAGCAGATTGCCGCCCAGCAGGAAGCCGCCCGCCAGCAGACCGCCGAAGCCGAGCGCCAGGCCGCCGCCCGCCGTCAGGCGGAGGCCCCTGCCCCGACCCCGGCCGCACCACGCCCGGCAGCGGCCGCCGCCGCTGCGGCGCCGGCTGCGCAATCGCTGCGTCCGATCAGCACCCCGGCACCGCGCTATCCACCCGAAGCGCTGCGCGCCGGCACATCGGGCGAAGTGCTGGTCGAGCTCACGGTCGGTACCGACGGCTCGATCACCGCCTCGCGCGTGCTGCGCGCCAACCCGCCGCGCGTGTTCGACCGCGAAGCGCTCAATGCGGTCAAGCGCTGGCGCTTCGAGCCGGTTGCCGCACCGGTGACCACGCGGCGTACGTTGTCGTTCAATCCAGGTGGTTGAGTGGGTGGCTGGGCGATTGCGTGGCTCTGCACGCGGCTGCGTTGGTTGTTGATAGTTGATGATTGATGGTTGCTGACGATTGATGCACTGCACTTCTGGCAAATACCAGGCGCCCAACAAAAAGCCCGCAGCGATGCGGGCTTTTTGTTGGCTGGCCATCCGTCCCCTCATCCGCCCTTCGGGCACCTTCTCCCGAGGGGAGAAGGAGTAAAGCCCCTCTCCTGCGGGAGAGGGGTTGGGGTGAGGGTACGGCGGCCAAGTGGACGTCACGCCCTAAGCAGACAACAAGGACGTTCAATCATTCAACATCAACATGCGTCACCGCGCATTCGTATTGGCAATCCGTCCCCTCATCCGGCGCTGCGCGCCACCTTCTCCGGGCGGGAGAAGGACACATCAGCCGGAAATCGCCGGCCGCTCCTGGTGATAACGACGCACCGCCGCGTACCACAACACTGCGGCCACACCGAAGCCCGCCAACAGATACACCGCCCAGGTCTGCGCGTTGATCTGCTCGTGGCGAATCACCTTCAGCAGCATCTGGTTCTGCGCCAGGAACGGCACCGCAAAGTGCCATAGCTGGGTCTTCAGCGGATACGCCATCAGCGCGTAGCCCGGCAGCATCGGCAGCAGCAGCAGCCAGGTCATGTGCGCCTGCGCTTCCTTCATGCTCTTGGCAGCGGCAGCCAGATAGGTCAGCAGCGAGGTACCGATAAACAGCATCGGCACCAGGATGAACAGCATCTGCAGCATCGGCAAAAAGCCGACATTGAGCTGGCGCCCCAGGTTCGAGGTGGACAACTGCGCACTCAGCTTGAACGCCAGCAGCGTGAGCAACAACGACACCATGCCGATCACGCAGGCGGCGACGATCTTGCCGCTGACGATCGCACTGCGCGGCGCCGGTGTGGCCAGCAACGGCTCCAGCGACTGGCGTTCGCGCTCGCCGGCGGTGGCATCCAGGATCAGCGAGGCGCCACCCAGAAACGAGGTGATCACCAGCAACACCGGTAACAGCATCGCCATCATCTGGCCACGCTTGGCTTCGGCGGTGGCCAGGTCCTGTGCGGCGACTTCCAGCGGCCGGCCTACCTGCGCATCGATGCCACGCGCCAACAGACGCAACGCACCGACCTGCTGGCTGTAGCCGCTCAGCGCTGCCTGCAGGCGCATGCTGGGCACATCGGCCTCGCGGCGGGTGCTGTCCTTGATGATTTCCACCAGCGCCGGACGGCCTTCGCGCCAATCGTCGGCATAGCTGTCGCTGATGCGCAGCGCCACGTCCACATCTTGGTTGCGGATCGCCGCGGTCAGATCGGCCGGTGCGTCCACCGCGTTGAGTCCCTGCGCGGCCAGAAACCGCACCAGGTTGGGAGCGTGTTCGCGGCCGAGGGTGGGGATGTCCAGCGGCTTGTCGATCTGCGTGCGCACGCGGCTTTCGCTCAGCGCGCCCATGCCCAGGATCAGGATCGGATACAGCAATGGCGAGAGCAGCAACGCCAATGCCAGGGTACGGCGGTCGCGCGAGATGTCGCGCAGTTCCTTGCGCAGCACCGTCCACAACGTGGCCAACAGGGAACGCTTGCTCATGCGTGCAGTCCTTCTTCCGAGCCGATCGCCTTGACGAAGGCGTCTTCCAGGTTGTCTTCACCGGTCGCCGCGCGCAGTTCGTCGGCGCTGCCGGATGCCACCACCGTGCCCTTGGCGATGATGACGATGCGGTCGCACAGCGCCGCCACCTCTTGCATGATGTGACTGGAAAAGATCACGCAGCGCCCTTCTGCGCGCAGCTGCTGCAGAAAGCCACGCATCGCGCGCGTGGTCATCACGTCCAGGCCATTGGTGGGCTCGTCCAGAATCACGTTGCGCGGGTCGTGCACCAACGCGCGTGCAATGGCGGTCTTGGTGCGCTGCCCCTGGCTGAACCCTTCGGTCTGGCGGTCGAGAATGTCGTCCATGTCCAATGCGCTGGACAATACCCGCGTGCGC
This genomic window contains:
- a CDS encoding glutathione binding-like protein; translated protein: MIDLYYWPTPNGHKVTLFLEESGLDYTLKPVNIGKGEQFEPAFLQISPNNKMPAIVDHAPADGGGPQSVFESGAILLYLAEKTSRFLPRDARGRIAALEWLFWQMGGLGPMTGQMGHFNVYAPEKIAYAIDRYNAEVRRLHGVLDKRLADHAFLAGNDYGIADMASYPWIEVYADIRPDYADFPHLKRWHDAIAARPATQRAYALKEQVNPNAGKPLSDEERKHLFGKR
- a CDS encoding TonB-dependent receptor, which gives rise to MRELRTLPRTRRLTSALLFALSTPLAAQTAPAPQSASTVPGSSQADPATLDTVQVSGIRGSLTSSMNVKRDAQGIVDGIVAEDIGKFPDTNLAESLQRISGVSIDRSLGEGSRVTVRGVGPDFNLVLLNGRQMPGASIEESNASNSRAFDFANLASESISGIEVFKTSRASTPTGGIGATINIKTARPLDNPGMHANVGLKGVHDASNENLPGRLQGDSLTPEISGIFSTTSDDGRFGVSLSGSYQERDFGYSQVGVPNGWRAFRGDSTAYGTIPQPGTPGSENIVNRPGPNDIYSVPQNLNYRVVGVERQRTNGQLVLQYKPLDNITTTLDYTYSENKIQQQRNEMSVWFNYGPSASAWTNGPVAGPITYSEIVNPATSDLATAGSNAATRNQNKSLGFNVDWAVNDQFKLNFDIHRSTAEAGADSPYGSSNSLGVSGFYRGTSVVDFSKDFPVLQQQLGFGLNGLDPSRTLVTGSAFRNSYMKSEIDQAQVNGDFTFENYSQLKFGIGSTEVKNRSAFSNVQRDTWGGNGTAADYPDDLWIPSAFAQYFDAIGGSGNPAQFNQLFLFDFERARQAAAQAAGDDALYRISPEFTTDRRVTEKSKNAYLQWNNSWDDLRVPISLAAGVRYEETKVDAQALVPVAVGIDWVANNELPIRLADSAFAGGSGKYEYWLPSLDLSFKLTEDLVLRGSYGETIGRPGWGDIQGGQTLNQIARLEGGTGQEGNPGLKPLLSHNIDFSLEWYYSDASYASVGFFRKNIDNYIGVTTRNDTSLGLNTPVGGAYWNEALGNGCASADLTCIRNYIFRNRGGAPGVVRGADDANGNATGVISGQPGDPVANFAITAPANQRSASLDGWEFNLQHMFGASGFGVSANYTMVDSGLTYNNAVIGEQFALEGLSDSANVVGFYDKDKWQVRAAYNWRDEFLAARFDGSGQPNPVYTEAYGQLDLSIGYQWNENLSLSLEAINLTDEVQRQHGRQKNQIVYATQTGPRYMLGLRYKFW
- a CDS encoding SapC family protein; the protein is MTNAVLLNNLDHRDLRVITAHGAAYGDDVMSAATFPQEFRQLQGQYPIVFHRSDSGRFQPLALLGLRLGENLFLDGARWDAPYVPLAIQRQPFLIGQQPEGPMVHVDLDSPRISTQEGELLFREHGGTTDFLYHISQLLRTLHDGLAASDAFVERLLRYELLEPFVFEATLDNGLDCRLAGLHTVHEERLRALGKTALLDLHRHGDLEPLYMAVASVAQFRPLLERLNRRHAR
- a CDS encoding cupin-like domain-containing protein, which gives rise to MPAEPRAIDERHGLDPQQLDPALLRSTTPLVLRGLVRDWPLARAGAQSAQAAAAYLRGFDRGEAVVAQVGPPEIDGRFFYNPDMSGFNFRPERVPLAVVLDTLLRDLHNAQPPAIYVGSTTLDTYLPGLRAANPIALPQAEPLASIWIGNRTRIAAHQDLPDNLACVVAGRRRFTLFPPEQLRNLYIGPLDLTPAGQPVSLVDIAAPDLQRFPRYAQALQQALVAELEPGDALFIPSMWWHHVQALESFNVLVNFWWRQSPAYMDSPMNALMLALLTVRDLPAEQRATWQEVFRHYVFDADADTAAHVPDAARGVLAPMDDNRARSLRARLLQRLNR
- a CDS encoding tryptophan halogenase family protein gives rise to the protein MSHAAPLPPQQRPVRRVVIAGGGTAGWMAAAALSKLLGRQLQITLVESDEIGTVGVGEATIPSLVTFHRLLEIDEATFMAATQATFKLGIGFEHWRDVDRHYIHSFGHTGTDHWSAGFQHFWLKGRQRGVARDFGDYCLELRAAQEGRFAHLPNGGMNYAYHLDAGLYARFLRRFSEGFGVKRLEGRIGQVQTDPDSGYLTALTLQDGTSVEGDLFIDCTGFAGLLIGKTLGVGSEDWSRWLFADSALAVQTESVGPPVTYTRSRADQSGWMWRIPLQHRVGNGIVYSSRYTDQDSARAVLERNLQGRALTEPRALRFTPNQRHRVWEKNCVALGLASGFLEPIESTNIHLIQRGIVRLLQTFPQVVNAVDIAEYNRQAADEIAHIRDFVILHYHATDRRDTPFWRDCAAMEIPDSLRHRMELFRQSGRVFHQGNELFAENSWVQVMLGQGITPQQHHPVADLMGDAELSHFLQSIRQRVDATVATLPPHADFLRRHCPAQPLPDPARRMPSDAALAAPAG
- a CDS encoding energy transducer TonB, encoding MLDLTQGRMARRIAPVILLVGLAACSKQEDKAATTTPSTGATPAAPAAPTPATAVSPQVQSMAADQLRESATKALQDNRMYAPAGDNAVEYYLALREKQPQDATVNSALTDLLPYTLIAAEQGISREEFPEAQRLIALIEKVDPKAPALPRLKSGLETGMKTAANRSEQDAEQAKKLVEDKAKQAAEQKRLAEQQTREAAAAQQIAAQQEAARQQTAEAERQAAARRQAEAPAPTPAAPRPAAAAAAAAPAAQSLRPISTPAPRYPPEALRAGTSGEVLVELTVGTDGSITASRVLRANPPRVFDREALNAVKRWRFEPVAAPVTTRRTLSFNPGG
- a CDS encoding ABC transporter permease — protein: MSKRSLLATLWTVLRKELRDISRDRRTLALALLLSPLLYPILILGMGALSESRVRTQIDKPLDIPTLGREHAPNLVRFLAAQGLNAVDAPADLTAAIRNQDVDVALRISDSYADDWREGRPALVEIIKDSTRREADVPSMRLQAALSGYSQQVGALRLLARGIDAQVGRPLEVAAQDLATAEAKRGQMMAMLLPVLLVITSFLGGASLILDATAGERERQSLEPLLATPAPRSAIVSGKIVAACVIGMVSLLLTLLAFKLSAQLSTSNLGRQLNVGFLPMLQMLFILVPMLFIGTSLLTYLAAAAKSMKEAQAHMTWLLLLPMLPGYALMAYPLKTQLWHFAVPFLAQNQMLLKVIRHEQINAQTWAVYLLAGFGVAAVLWYAAVRRYHQERPAISG
- a CDS encoding ATP-binding cassette domain-containing protein, whose amino-acid sequence is MIVVENLHKSFKTKTGLVKAVDGVSFSAADGQITGLLGPNGAGKTTTLRMLYTLMSPDQGRVAVDGVDAAHDPVTVRRALGVLPDARGVYKRLSARENIAYFGELHGMSRSQIAERTRVLSSALDMDDILDRQTEGFSQGQRTKTAIARALVHDPRNVILDEPTNGLDVMTTRAMRGFLQQLRAEGRCVIFSSHIMQEVAALCDRIVIIAKGTVVASGSADELRAATGEDNLEDAFVKAIGSEEGLHA